The Echinicola rosea genome has a segment encoding these proteins:
- a CDS encoding DUF4293 domain-containing protein encodes MIQRVQTIFLLLVAVAMLLETYFPIWTQVNPDQTEMLKLTAWNLTHTDIVSGAVLEQTGTFYLGILAFLAAIIAIYSLSQFKNRTKQMFLNMINSLVMVVNLGFIVYLTYVENMEFNATASGAFMVGFYCIVAAMIFNIVANRFIRKDEMLVKSVDRIR; translated from the coding sequence ATGATACAACGCGTACAAACGATCTTTCTTCTTCTGGTAGCTGTCGCCATGCTGCTGGAAACGTACTTTCCTATCTGGACCCAGGTAAATCCTGATCAGACTGAAATGCTGAAATTGACAGCTTGGAATTTGACTCATACGGATATTGTCTCCGGTGCAGTTCTGGAGCAGACAGGAACCTTTTATTTGGGGATTTTGGCCTTTTTGGCAGCCATTATTGCCATTTACAGCCTCAGCCAATTTAAGAACAGAACCAAACAGATGTTTTTGAATATGATCAATTCACTGGTGATGGTCGTAAACCTTGGCTTCATTGTTTACCTGACGTATGTGGAGAATATGGAATTCAATGCCACGGCCAGCGGAGCATTTATGGTCGGGTTTTACTGCATCGTGGCGGCCATGATCTTTAATATCGTAGCCAACCGATTTATCCGCAAGGATGAAATGCTGGTAAAATCGGTGGATCGTATTCGGTAA
- the truA gene encoding tRNA pseudouridine(38-40) synthase TruA produces METIRRYFLEVAYKGTNYHGWQVQPNAVTVQEAINNALSTILRQRVATMGSGRTDTGVHGKQQFLHFDWKGEVKKDSFLKKINAVLPKDISAYDLREVHPESHARFDAAWRSYEYHISLRKNPFEETLSWHCFYRLDVAKMNEAAALLLQHRDFECFSKVKTEVNHFECEIKTAFWEQKDHHLVFHITANRFLRGMVRAIVGTLVEIGKGQLDLSGFQQILDSQDRRKAGIAAPPHGLFLSRVTYPEKIFI; encoded by the coding sequence ATGGAGACAATCAGACGGTACTTTCTGGAAGTGGCTTATAAAGGCACCAATTATCACGGCTGGCAAGTCCAACCCAATGCGGTGACCGTTCAGGAAGCCATTAACAACGCATTAAGTACCATCTTACGCCAGAGAGTGGCAACGATGGGCAGTGGCAGGACAGACACAGGGGTCCACGGGAAGCAGCAATTTTTGCATTTTGACTGGAAAGGAGAGGTGAAAAAAGATAGTTTTCTAAAAAAAATCAATGCTGTCCTGCCGAAGGACATCAGCGCTTATGACCTCAGGGAAGTGCATCCTGAGTCCCATGCGCGGTTTGATGCAGCATGGAGAAGCTATGAATACCATATTTCTTTGCGAAAAAATCCGTTTGAAGAAACGTTGTCTTGGCATTGCTTTTACCGATTGGATGTAGCCAAAATGAACGAAGCGGCAGCTTTGCTATTGCAGCATCGGGATTTTGAGTGCTTCAGTAAGGTAAAGACAGAAGTCAACCATTTTGAATGCGAAATAAAAACCGCTTTTTGGGAACAAAAAGACCATCATTTAGTATTCCATATAACGGCCAATAGGTTTTTGCGGGGAATGGTCAGGGCCATCGTGGGCACCTTGGTAGAAATAGGCAAAGGCCAACTGGACCTATCAGGTTTCCAACAGATTTTGGACAGCCAAGACAGAAGGAAGGCAGGCATAGCCGCTCCACCTCATGGCCTGTTCCTTAGTAGGGTAACCTACCCTGAAAAAATATTCATCTAA
- a CDS encoding RNA polymerase sigma factor, with product MKSIFEKDLIERCTKQDRKAQFELFERYKVALYSSVFRILNEEDMAHDALQEAFIEIFKGIKKFRGESTLGFWMKRIAIRKAIKLAKTRMLFTPLDQVAELPDHTPLDGWIDGQLLDIAIRDLPAGCRGVFLLIEVEGFKHSECAKLLSISENTSKSQLSYAKKLLRGKLNKLMKA from the coding sequence ATGAAATCAATTTTTGAGAAAGATCTAATCGAGCGATGTACCAAACAAGACCGAAAAGCCCAGTTTGAGCTTTTTGAACGGTACAAGGTAGCGCTGTATTCTTCTGTCTTCAGGATTCTGAACGAAGAAGACATGGCTCATGATGCCCTTCAAGAGGCATTTATCGAAATATTCAAGGGGATCAAGAAATTCCGCGGTGAATCTACGCTAGGATTCTGGATGAAGCGGATAGCCATCAGAAAGGCCATCAAGTTGGCCAAAACCCGAATGCTATTCACTCCACTGGACCAAGTTGCCGAATTACCGGATCACACTCCCCTTGACGGTTGGATTGACGGACAATTATTGGATATCGCAATCAGGGATTTGCCGGCAGGATGCAGGGGTGTCTTTTTACTGATCGAGGTGGAGGGATTTAAACACTCCGAATGTGCCAAATTGCTATCCATCTCGGAAAACACTTCCAAGTCCCAGCTTTCTTACGCCAAAAAGCTACTTCGTGGGAAACTAAATAAACTTATGAAGGCATGA
- a CDS encoding ABC transporter ATP-binding protein, which yields MSLEKENVKSGDIIDTQVLRKLYQFVRPYRGRFFFLIFLTVALAALAPTKPLFIQKAIDEHVALGDQEGLLRIIYLLIGLLVLQAVVQFAHTYLSGWIGQVIIRDIRVKLYRHLLKMRLKFFDNTPIGRLVTRNISDIESLSNVFSEGLAAIIGDLLQLFTILGVMFWVDWKLTLVSLSTLPLLIISTYIFKEKVKVAFNEVRNAVSNLNSFLQEHITGMNIVQVFNREDSEYKKFDAINTEHKKANVKSVLYYAIYYPVAEIIQAVGIGLVVWYGATGVFGLDLKVGVLISFIMYLQLFFRPIRMLADRFNTLQMGVVSSSRIFKLLESDEHIANEGQYSPEKIKGNIKLEHVWFAYNDEEWVLKDINFNVKHGETVALVGATGAGKSSIINLISRFYEINKGTIKVDDKNIRDFELGILRRHIGVVLQDVFLFSDTIYFNITLGNPDITREQVMEAAELVGAKKFIERLPGGLDYNVMERGATLSVGQRQLISFVRAMVYNPEIIILDEATSSVDTETEELIQSAIEKMMKGRTSIVIAHRLSTIQKAHNIIVLHKGEIKEMGTHDALLEKEGYYAQLHQMQLKSMVSE from the coding sequence TTGAGTCTGGAAAAAGAAAATGTAAAAAGCGGAGACATCATCGACACACAGGTGCTCCGTAAGCTATATCAGTTTGTAAGGCCTTACCGCGGTCGGTTCTTCTTTTTGATATTCCTTACGGTTGCCCTTGCTGCCTTGGCGCCTACCAAACCGCTATTTATCCAAAAAGCCATCGATGAACATGTCGCTTTAGGAGATCAGGAAGGCTTATTGCGGATCATTTACCTGTTGATCGGCTTATTGGTTTTACAGGCCGTAGTACAATTTGCGCACACCTACCTTTCCGGATGGATCGGGCAGGTCATCATCCGGGACATCAGGGTCAAGCTATATCGGCACCTGCTCAAAATGCGCCTGAAGTTTTTTGACAACACCCCCATTGGTCGGTTGGTCACCCGGAACATTTCAGATATCGAATCCCTCTCCAATGTTTTCAGTGAAGGGCTTGCCGCGATCATCGGAGACTTGCTCCAGTTATTCACCATTTTGGGTGTAATGTTCTGGGTGGACTGGAAGCTTACACTGGTCAGCCTGAGCACATTGCCACTGCTGATCATTTCGACTTACATCTTCAAGGAAAAGGTAAAGGTAGCCTTTAATGAAGTGAGAAATGCGGTTTCTAACCTTAACTCCTTTCTTCAAGAACATATCACGGGCATGAACATTGTCCAGGTATTCAATAGGGAAGATAGTGAATACAAGAAATTTGACGCCATCAATACCGAACATAAAAAAGCCAATGTCAAATCGGTATTATATTATGCCATCTATTATCCCGTTGCCGAAATTATCCAGGCTGTGGGCATCGGATTGGTCGTCTGGTACGGTGCCACGGGAGTATTTGGTCTGGACCTGAAAGTAGGCGTATTGATCTCCTTCATCATGTATCTGCAGCTGTTCTTTCGCCCCATCCGGATGCTAGCAGACCGGTTCAACACCCTGCAAATGGGTGTGGTAAGCTCCTCCAGGATATTCAAGTTATTGGAAAGTGATGAGCACATCGCCAATGAAGGCCAGTACAGCCCTGAGAAAATCAAAGGAAACATCAAACTGGAGCACGTGTGGTTTGCCTATAATGATGAAGAATGGGTACTGAAAGACATTAACTTCAATGTCAAACATGGAGAAACTGTCGCCTTGGTAGGAGCCACAGGAGCTGGAAAATCCTCCATCATCAACCTGATCAGCCGCTTTTATGAAATCAATAAAGGAACGATCAAAGTAGATGATAAAAACATCCGTGATTTCGAACTGGGAATTCTTCGTCGGCACATTGGCGTGGTGCTTCAGGATGTATTCTTATTTTCTGACACCATCTATTTTAACATTACCCTTGGTAATCCTGATATCACTCGGGAGCAGGTCATGGAAGCAGCAGAACTCGTCGGTGCCAAGAAATTTATCGAAAGACTACCCGGAGGCTTGGATTATAATGTTATGGAGCGCGGAGCCACACTATCAGTAGGACAACGCCAGCTGATTTCGTTTGTCCGTGCCATGGTGTACAATCCCGAAATTATCATTCTTGACGAAGCGACCTCTTCGGTAGATACAGAAACCGAAGAACTTATCCAGAGCGCCATTGAAAAAATGATGAAAGGCAGGACCTCCATCGTCATTGCACACAGGCTTTCTACCATCCAAAAAGCCCACAATATCATTGTGCTTCATAAAGGAGAAATCAAGGAAATGGGCACGCACGATGCATTGCTTGAAAAAGAAGGATACTACGCCCAACTCCATCAAATGCAGCTCAAATCGATGGTTAGCGAATAG